The Syngnathus typhle isolate RoL2023-S1 ecotype Sweden linkage group LG11, RoL_Styp_1.0, whole genome shotgun sequence genome contains a region encoding:
- the LOC133162444 gene encoding death-inducer obliterator 1-like isoform X2 yields MEENVSPELSLAHEPEQSQDHMDSCSQGDGEERLSEPTQTIPTESDEVAEEPIEKADGSSKANNELKKTWTFRRSTVAQREMPVEAAPDNHESRYPVRRSGRQSKRTDKLEEFLSTTKRVLRKSAPPSLEGGDPPSQTPTDAETASEASFDGNADAKTAEDKAEASDRRTRSRTREQTRRATQRGRWTRQSQSATVKDEESSENEDSEDGAEPQDKDAEQSGKGAKIEDTNANKEHQPGLDMQTKEEQKKKNVKGEDQEENDDDDDHEETTEKGGLLVKRGPIRTYVNKKRAASSNSTSAKGQTPMQAVGKTGKPREQEDSDDGSSSSSSSTDSDEGYDPNALYCICRQKHNKRFMICCDRCEEWFHGDCVGITEARGRLMERNGEDYVCPNCTAKKSQVIRPATSTLSLSIDLKTKACALPLPPAGGAFGDVGSMTRSVAQAQLASTSAGSDEKGAEDIGIKGRIEKATNPTGKKKIKIFQPTVQQATPPNTGQKGAPVSEKAACPTAEPKAPTEMEQEKVASNVEVKTTGMEEAEKSAAAEDVSLPKCIGPGCESNAQPDSVYCGNDCILRHAAATVKSFGEVKEPQSQDQKSSSASKREATRETRAQKDSGEDSESDGGDDDDDAPDEDDEDAHAVEQPPPPATASWCSDHNYIAVPPEKTTPISTTVLNTKSPPKEEKPSKKQVPAHVKPSSDSKTSSKVKKTMTTRASKVSPKSKRSSSQSSSSKATKRSATPPSKAATKSKKSRTTSTPPQSPYPPGPIHVTGALRVTKTNFTIPKKQPQQKDSPSQHQSSSSSRVPSSPASSASSSHSSSQRSHHATSSSASTIPPPANHQMRQNIRRSLTDILYKRVSDSDDLTMTESEVARLAVAIEKEMFNICLSTDSKYKNKYRSLIFNLKDPKNKGLFYKVIRGDLSPFRLVRLSAEDMVSKEISEWKKPDPSQSQSSSGRAHSGHSKTSSRHDSHKVDAEDAPPPSDTDVCIPATASSSRMASAVDQDEPSVTASAAPQSSATEGGGSMPDIFSAMLKDTTLEHRTHLFDLNCKICTGQKTEDEIASKKSKPTRKSDQPRQEMHSASAVSQPQAATVYQQLIPPPYQPGIEPAVVVEPQPQLYQEDPNNMAMQAIAPPVSSVSISRRDPRMARHGSGATVTYTPSEKPPNTMAEPLPAPVIAPLDVATKAPLPMPPAPPSLLALSKPSRTSSEPPPEGETAIFLHGQERIWKGFINMQSVAKFVTKAYLVSGSFEYLKEDLPDTIHVGGRISPNTVWDYVGKLKTSLSKELCLIRFQPATEEEEVAYVSLFCYFSSRKRFGVVANSNRRIKDLYLIPLASKDPLPSKLLPFDGPGLEPARPNLLLGLLICQKDRKRPGVPLESDEKRSKMQIKDIDETGLPKPPLSVKVDRITRQSLDIPFSTTPPGSPPVSSSATPNVAVATPSVFSLLSTVKAPATSSVTGVESPSSSSSIPAPAATATPLQTILNTLFGKKKQDSEASNSPSDQGAESSIPHSTMIDPIVQQFAQTKDKQVEEDEDDRPYDPEEEYNPSMGYSVPIKPIEVVNKPEVVQSEGDDIAYDPEDDSIFDEVQTTVADETGKSSCDDVTDPEKILASLKQKGKLTLPKQEDKHEPATDLPGASQTSPAILGGSQLMQLGKKVEELVKSATPAINQSRDPRQSRESRQGASITTKTTDELLDKEELSSNDSSTPQQSVQEPQVASVAQLPDSSQDPEKPLPMEEEKSETLPFMETSKEEVSIPLLGETLEPDLEYDYLQDNEEKMKAEQDESVRAETEADKYSIWPNAASILKGKEDSEYDDNSQDAAICSSYNEPPSSSTITSAIPVLGDTHSHYSRHHRATSDFDDDYRSQSDIPRPSSYLQSQPMHGQNPMMRPPSMSVPPPIQGISSMSAPQSVQGPPPAIHGPPPVLGPPVLGPPIQADSSHPYGLPPNFPPYQNQWTRPQLPPPQQPLSRPPPQNLLPPRVTPPLYPPIGQRGPPPQMFDPLLPPQHSAQQGPPPGFPLPPTFDGQNQLPPPRFAGPPPPFNFPGNRGPPPPFTAPPPGHFDNRLPPPSIFSGPRGPLPSQYGDPSPIQMQPPMGDQSRGPRDHYSKDSHSFTHADQHLGHPRNIFKDSPATAYRGLPPSQYDDPRGPHSIVEINPQNKFGVPRPHSPPHRGGLDEHIALRQENRNKFGGPRPHSPPHRGGLEEHIALRQENRNKFGVHRLHSPPHRGALDEHTPLSPLQENRNKFGVARLHSPPHRGALNEHMALPPLQENRAMRDQTQPFGGSERYRFDRFSDEARRFSDEARPVRHSGPLLPTPTEAPIAPPSHIAGHSPDMRREDFWRRHSPDVMRRTNTNREGSEPQSTEPFGHFEVGLREQVSAPAQSLEERLKELSGDCRRDRDRDNPSSARSLWERNQGKRWSREREWERSRERDTDRESSRERDRSKGKESEKNQEAEVERHKDEDTDKRRDRDREREKDRVKDRDSDRRDYERERGRNRDKERDRERDRRRDRSRSRDRDRGKDRGRDRDKEKDSDRDKDKDRERDREKDRDKDKDRDRDRGRDKARDGEKERDKDPDREREKDRDVDKDRDREREKDRSREKDRSRDRDREKDRDREKDRDREKDRDREKDRDREKDRDREKDRDREKDRDREKDRDREKDRDREKDRDREKDRDREKDRDREKDRDREKDRDRAKDRDREKDRDREKDRDKDRGRDRRETSRTRERREDKNSKNEKSKEKEKTWVNDKNSS; encoded by the exons GAAGAAAGCTCAGAGAACGAAGACAGCGAAGATGGCGCCGAGCCGCAGGACAAAGATGCGGAGCAATCTGGAAAAGGGGCCAAGATAGAAGACACAAATGCTAATAAGGAACACCAGCCTGGCTTGGATATGCAGACAAAGGAagagcaaaagaagaaaaatgttaAAGGGGAAGATCAAGAGGAgaatgacgacgacgacgaccatGAGGAGACCACAGAAAAGGGCGGCTTGTTGGTAAAGCGCGGCCCAATTCGAACATACGTGAATAAAAAGCGGGCGGCAAGTTCAAACAGTACGTCTGCCAAGGGACAGACTCCCATGCAAGCTGTCGGCAAGACAGGCAAGCCTCGGGAACAGGAGGACAGCGACGACGgttcctcttcctcatcttcaaGCACTGATTCTGACGAAGGATACGACCCCAATGCACTGTATTGCATCTGTCGCCAGAAACACAACAAAAG GTTCATGATCTGCTGTGACCGCTGCGAGGAGTGGTTCCATGGAGACTGTGTGGGCATAACAGAGGCTCGGGGTCGTCTGATGGAGAGAAATGGCGAGGATTACGTTTGCCCCAACTGCACGGCTAAAAAAAGCCAAGTGATCAGGCCTGCCACCTCCACGCTGTCCCTGAGCATAGACCTCAAGACCAAAGCTTGTGCATTACCTCTACCTCCTGCTGGTGGCGCTTTTGGTGACGTGGGTTCCATGACAAGATCGGTGGCACAGGCACAACTGGCGTCAACATCGGCCGGCAGTGACGAGAAAGGAGCGGAGGACATCGGGATCAAAGGCAGGATCGAGAAAGCCACAAATCCAACAgggaaaaagaagataaaaatcTTTCAGCCG ACGGTACAGCAGGCAACGCCACCAAACACAGGCCAGAAGGGGGCGCCTGTGTCAGAAAAGGCAGCGTGCCCCACAGCAGAGCCAAAAGCACCAACAGAGATGGAGCAGGAGAAAGTGGCTTCAAACGTGGAGGTGAAAACAACCGGGATGGAAGAGGCCGAAAAGTCGGCGGCAGCGGAGGACGTGTCCCTTCCCAAATGCATCGGTCCCGGCTGCGAGAGCAACGCCCAGCCGGACTCTGTGTACTGTGGAAATGACTGCATCTTGAGACACGCTGCCGCGACTGTGAAGTCATTCGGTGAAGTCAAAGAGCCTCAGAGCCAAGATCAGAAATCCAGCTCTGCGTCAAAG AGGGAAGCCACCAGAGAGACGAGGGCCCAGAAGGACAGCGGCGAGGACTCTGAGAGCGACGGAggagatgatgacgacgacgctccggatgaggatgatgaagacGCGCACGCTGTGGAGCAGCCGCCGCCTCCCGCCACTGCGTCATGGTGCAGCGACCATAATTACATTGCAGTACCACCAGAAAAGACTACACCCATATCAACAACAGTTTTAAACACAAAGT CCCCTCCCAAAGAAGAGAAACCGTCAAAGAAACAGGTCCCGGCTCATGTTAAACCCTCTTCCGATTCCAAGACCTCCTCCAAAGTGAAGAAGACCATGACCACTCGGGCGTCCAAGGTGTCTCCAAAGAGCAAGAGGTCGTCCTCTCAGTCCAGCAGCTCTAAAGCAACCAAGAGGTCCGCGACTCCGCCCAGTAAAGCCGCGACAAAGTCCAAGAAATCACGAACGACAAGCACGCCGCCTCAGTCACCGTACCCTCCTGGGCCGATCCACGTCACGGGAGCGCTAAGAGTCACCAAGACCAACTTTACCATtccaaagaagcagcctcaACAAAAAGACTCTCCATCCCAGCATcaatcatcgtcgtcatcaagAGTCCCATCATCTCCGGCGTCTTCAGCTTCCTCCAGCCATTCGTCATCCCAAAGGTCTCATCATGCCACCTCATCCTCGGCATCCACCATCCCACCGCCCGCCAACCACCAGATGAGACAGAACATCCGTCGCTCCCTGACCGACATCCTTTACAAGAG GGTGAGTGACAGCGATGATCTGACAATGACGGAGAGCGAGGTGGCGAGGCTTGCCGTTGCCATCGAGAAGGAGATGTTTAACATCTGCCTCAGCACAGATAGCAAGTACAAAAACAAGTACCGCTCGCTCATATTCAACCTCAAGGACCCAAAAAATAAA ggcTTGTTCTACAAGGTAATTAGAGGTGATCTTAGCCCTTTCCGACTGGTGAGGCTGAGCGCAGAAGATATGGTTTCCAAGGAGATATCGGAGTGGAAGAAGCCTGACCCCTCCCAG AGCCAGTCCTCAAGTGGAAGGGCCCATTCAGGTCATTCCAAAACAAGCAGTAGGCACGACTCTCACAAAGTGGATGCGGAGGATGCCCCGCCCCCTTCCGATACAGATGTATGTATTCCTGCCACAGCTTCGTCCTCTCGCATGGCTTCTGCTGTC GACCAAGATGAGCCCAGCGTCACTGCTTCAGCTGCACCTCAGTCTTCTGCGACTGAGGGCGGCGGTAGTATGCCAGATATTTTCAGTGCCATGCTCAAAGACACAACGTTGGAACACAGGACTCATTTGTTTGACCTCAACTGTAAAATATGCACAG GTCAAAAGACAGAAGATGAGATTGCATCCAAAAAATCCAAACCCACCAGGAAGTCCGACCAACCCAGACAAGAGATGCATTCGGCCAGTGCCGTCAGCCAACCGCAAGCGGCCACGGTCTACCAACAGCTCATCCCACCGCCATACCAGCCCGGCATAGAACCGGCCGTCGTCGTCGAACCACAGCCACAACTTTACCAAGAGGACCCTAACAATATGGCTATGCAGGCCATCGCCCCCCCTGTTTCCTCCGTCAGCATCTCACGAAGAGACCCGCGCATGGCCAGGCATGGCTCCGGCGCTACGGTCACTTACACTCCTTCGGAGAAACCTCCAAACACCATGGCAGAGCCACTCCCCGCTCCTgtcattgctcctttggatgtTGCCACCAAAGCACCCCTTCCGatgcctcctgctcctccatccttgtTGGCTTTGTCAAAACCATCCAGAACAAG TTCTGAGCCTCCTCCTGAGGGGGAGACTGCAATCTTCCTCCATGGCCAAGAGAGGATTTGGAAAGGCTTCATCAACATGCAGTCTGTGGCCAAGTTTGTAACCAAAGCTTACTTGGTTTCAGGTTCTTTTGAGTACCTAAAAGAG GACTTGCCAGACACCATTCATGTTGGAGGACGCATCTCACCAAACACAGTGTGGGACTACGTTGGGAAGTTGAAAACATCGTTGTCCAAG GAGCTGTGTTTGATCCGATTCCAGCCAGCCACAGAAGAAGAGGAAGTAGCTTACGTGTCTCTCTTCTGTTACTTCAGCAGCAGGAAAAGATTTGGTGTGGTAGCTAACAGTAACCGGAGGATCAAAGACCTCTATCTGATTCCTTTGGCCTCAAAGGACCCACTACCCTCCAAACTTTTGCCATTTGATGGACCAG GACTCGAGCCAGCCCGGCCCAACCTTCTACTGGGCCTCTTGATCTGCCAGAAGGATAGAAAGCGTCCCGGTGTTCCATTGGAAAGTGATGAGAAACGATCTAAGATGCAAATCAAAGATATTGATGAGACTGGTCTTCCAAAGCCACCCCTCTCCGTCAAAGTGGATCGAATCACACGCCAGAGTTTGGACATTCCTTTCAGTACTACTCCCCCAGGGTCTCCTCCTGTCAGCTCCTCCGCGACCCCAAATGTCGCTGTGGCCACCCCATCTGTCTTTTCTCTTTTGTCAACCGTTAAAGCGCCTGCCACGTCCTCTGTCACGGGTGTGGAGTCTCCATCCTCATCCAGCTCTATCCCTGCCCCTGCAGCAACCGCCACTCCTCTCCAGACGATCCTCAACACTCTGTTTGGCAAGAAAAAGCAAGACTCTGAAGCTTCCAACTCGCCATCTGATCAGGGCGCCGAATCTTCCATTCCGCACTCGACAATGATCGATCCAATTGTGCAACAGTTTGCACAGACAAAAGACAAACAGGttgaggaggatgaagatgacCGACCATACGACCCTGAGGAAGAGTATAACCCAAGTATGGGTTACAGTGTGCCTATTAAACCGATTGAGGTggtaaataaaccggaagttgTACAGAGCGAAGGTGACGACATTGCATACGACCCCGAAGATGACTCGATATTTGATGAAGTCCAAACTACTGTAGCAGACGAAACTGGAAAGTCTTCATGTGATGACGTAACGGACCCGGAAAAGATCCTGGCAAGCCTTAAACAGAAAGGAAAGCTGACACTCCCAAAACAGGAAGACAAACATGAGCCAGCCACTGACTTGCCCGGGGCTTCACAAACATCCCCAGCCATTTTGGGCGGTAGTCAGTTAATGCAGCTTGGTAAAAAAGTGGAAGAGCTTGTGAAATCGGCCACACCCGCGATCAACCAGAGCCGAGACCCTCGCCAGAGCCGGGAATCTCGCCAGGGGGCGAGcatcacaacaaaaacaacagatgAGCTGCTTGATAAAGAGGAGTTGTCTTCCAATGACTCTTCTACACCTCAGCAGTCAGTTCAAGAGCCACAGGTGGCTTCTGTTGCTCAGCTTCCCGACTCCTCACAAGACCCGGAGAAGCCATTACCAATGGAGGAAGAGAAATCGGAGACGTTGCCCTTTATGGAGACTTCAAAAGAAGAGGTGTCCATTCCTTTATTAGGAGAGACTTTGGAACCTGATCTGGAGTATGACTATCTTCAAGACAATGAAGAGAAAATGAAAGCAGAGCAAGATGAGAGCGTCCGGGCTGAAACCGAGGCAGACAAGTATAGTATTTGGCCGAATGCCGCAAGTATTTTAAAAGGTAAAGAGGATTCCGAATACGACGACAATAGCCAAGACGCGGCGATTTGTAGCTCCTACAACGAGCCGCCAAGCTCCTCGACAATTACTTCGGCAATTCCAGTCCTCGGTGACACTCATTCTCATTATTCGCGACATCACAGGGCAACATCAGACTTTGACGATGATTATAGATCGCAAAGTGACATCCCCCGACCATCTAGTTATCTCCAATCTCAACCAATGCACGGACAGAATCCCATGATGAGGCCTCCATCAATGTCAGTACCACCACCCATACAAGGCATCTCTTCAATGTCTGCGCCACAGTCTGTGCAAGGACCCCCACCAGCTATCCACGGTCCTCCTCCAGTACTTGGTCCTCCAGTACTCGGTCCTCCAATCCAAGCTGACAGCAGCCATCCATACGGCCTCCCTCCGAATTTCCCCCCCTATCAAAACCAATGGACACGCCCCCAACTACCACCTCCACAGCAGCCGCTCTCCAGACCACCTCCTCAGAACCTTTTACCCCCTCGAGTAACACCACCACTTTACCCAccaattggccagagaggtcctCCACCTCAAATGTTTGATCCTCTTCTCCCCCCTCAGCATAGTGCACAACAAGGCCCTCCTCCAGGCTTTCCCCTCCCACCTACGTTTGATGGACAGAATCAGCTACCTCCTCCACGATTTGCTGGTCCACCTCCACCATTTAATTTTCCTGGAAACAGAGGTCCTCCTCCACCTTTCACAGCACCACCACCGGGACATTTTGATAACCGGCTTCCACCCCCTTCCATCTTCTCAGGGCCAAGGGGTCCGCTACCATCTCAATATGGTGATCCAAGTCCAATTCAAATGCAACCCCCAATGGGAGACCAAAGCCGTGGCCCCAGGGACCACTATAGTAAAGATAGTCACTCATTCACACATGCGGACCAACATCTCGGTCATCCTCGCAATATTTTCAAAGACAGCCCGGCGACCGCTTACCGGGGTCTTCCACCTAGTCAGTATGATGACCCAAGAGGCCCGCATTCTATTGTGGAGATCAATCCACAAAATAAGTTTGGAGTTCCCAGGCCACACTCGCCACCACATCGAGGAGGTCTGGATGAGCATATAGCTCTTCGTCAGGAGAATAGGAACAAGTTTGGAGGTCCTAGGCCACACTCGCCACCACATCGAGGAGGTCTGGAAGAGCACATAGCTCTTCGTCAGGAGAATAGGAACAAGTTTGGGGTTCACAGGTTACACTCACCCCCACATCGGGGAGCTTTGGATGAGCACACACCTCTTTCTCCTCTTCAGGAGAATAGAAACAAGTTTGGGGTCGCCAGGCTACATTCGCCACCACATCGAGGAGCTTTGAATGAGCACATGGCTCTTCCTCCACTTCAGGAAAATCGAGCAATGAGAGATCAGACTCAGCCTTTTGGTGGCTCTGAACGCTACCGCTTTGATAGGTTTTCAGATGAGGCAAGAAGGTTTTCTGATGAGGCAAGACCTGTTCGCCACAGTGGCCCTCTGCTACCGACCCCCACCGAGGCTCCTATTGCTCCTCCGAGTCACATAGCCGGTCACAGTCCAGATATGCGGCGAGAGGACTTCTGGCGCCGACATTCCCCTGATGTCATGAGGAGAACCAACACCAACCGAGAGGGCTCAGAACCGCAAAGCACGGAACCCTTCGGTCACTTTGAAGTCGGGCTCCGAGAACAAGTTTCTGCTCCCGCTCAGTCATTGGAAGAAAGACTTAAGGAGCTCTCCGGTGACTGCAGAAGAGACAGAGACCGCGACAACCCTTCCTCCGCGAGGTCCTTGTGGGAGAGGAATCAGGGCAAGCGGTGGAGCAGAGAACGAGAATGGGAGAGAAGCAGAGAGCGCGACACCGATCGTGAATCCAGCAGAGAACGGGATCGCAGCAAAGGAAAAGAGAGCGAGAAAAATCAAGAGGCAGAGGTGGAGCGACACAAGGATGAAGACACAGACAAGAGGAGAGACCGtgacagagaaagagaaaaggaCAGAGTCAAGGACAGGGACTCAGACAGAAGGGATTATGAGCGCGAAAGAGGACGGAATCGCGATAAAGAGCGAGACCGTGAGCGAGACAGGAGACGCGACAGGTCCCGAAGTAGAGACCGGGATCGAGGGAAAGACCGAGGTAGAGACAGAGACAAAGAAAAGGACAGTGACAGAGACAAGGACAAGGACAGGGagagggacagagaaaaagatCGTGACAAAGATAAAGACAGAGATCGTGACAGAGGCAGAGACAAAGCTAGAGAtggagagaaagagcgagacaAAGATCCAgatagagaaagagagaaagacagagacgTAGACAAAGACCGGGACCGGGAAAGAGAGAAGGATAGAAGTCGAGAAAAAGACAGATCCCGTGACAGAGACCGGGAGAAAGACAGAGACCGGGAGAAAGACAGAGACCGGGAAAAAGACCGAGACCGGGAAAAAGACCGGGACCGGGAGAAGGACCGGGACCGGGAGAAGGACCGAGACCGGGAGAAGGACCGAGACCGGGAGAAGGACCGAGAccgggagaaagaccgagaccgggagaaagaccgagaccgggagaaagaccgagaccgggagaaagaccgagaccgggagaaagaccgagaccgggagaaagaccgagaccGGGCGAAAGACAGAGACCGGGAAAAAGACAGAGACCGGGAAAAAGACAGAGATAAAGACCGTGGCAGGGACCGCCGAGAAACAAGTAGAACCCGGGAAAGGAGAGAAgataaaaatagcaaaaatgaaaaatccaAGGAGAAAGAAAAGACTTGGGTAAATGATAAAAACTCTTCCTAG